Proteins encoded by one window of Thunnus thynnus chromosome 3, fThuThy2.1, whole genome shotgun sequence:
- the LOC137177450 gene encoding deleted in malignant brain tumors 1 protein-like, producing the protein MLSIMGVPGGLLLILILQITGSTSELNRTEDAVASTTNDPRPQNSTIAQVTSDITATTTVVNSLAVGNKRSFVQIVEGQVRLADGNSSCSGRVEIFYRGQWGTVCDDAWDLTDAQVVCRQLGCGRVLSAPQRARFGQGRGPIWLDNVICTGSESELSECRHQGIGTHNCRHREDAGVVCEARSTVRLVNSDNRCSGRVEVYHEGQWGTVCDDAWDLNDANVVCRQLGCGEALSALQSATFGQGSGPIWLDDVSCSGNEPSITDCRHQGFGVHNCGHGEHTGVVCEAGSVRLVNSDNRCSGRVEVLHNGQWGTVCDDFWDLNDANVVCRQLGCGRARSALHNAAFGQGRGAIWLDDVSCSGNEPWITDCRHRGFGVHYCSHSEDAAVVCEPN; encoded by the exons ATGTTGTCCATAATGGGGGTGCCTGGGGGTTTATTGTTGATTCTAATTTTGCAGATTACAGGAAGCACTTCAG AGCTTAACAGAACAGAAGATGCAGTTGCTTCAACCACAAATGATCCAAGACCACAAAACTCCACCATCGCTCAGGTGACATCTGACATCACGGCCACAACAACAGTAGTTAACAGCCTAGCAGTTGGGAATAAAAGGTCATTTGTGCAAATTGTTGAGGGGCAGGTCCGCCTGGCTGATGGAAACAGCTCCTGCTCTGGTAGAGTAGAGATCTTCTACCGAGGACAGTGGGGCACAGTGTGTGATGATGCCTGGGACCTGACTGATGCTCAGGTGGTGTGCAGACAGTTGGGCTGTGGCAGGGTCCTGTCAGCACCACAAAGAGCACGCTTTGGACAGGGCAGAGGGCCTATTTGGTTGGATAATGTCATATGCACAGGCAGCGAATCAGAGCTCAGCGAGTGCAGACACCAAGGGATTGGAACTCACAACTGTAGACACCGTGAGGATGCTGGTGTGGTCTGTGAAG CTCGTTCAACAGTGAGGCTGGTCAACTCTGACAACCGCTGCTCTGGCAGAGTGGAGGTCTACCATGAAGGACAGTGGGGGACAGTGTGTGATGATGCCTGGGACCTGAACGACGCCAATGTGGTGTGCAGACAGCTGGGCTGTGGCGAGGCTCTTTCAGCTCTACAAAGTGCAACTTTTGGACAGGGCAGTGGACCCATCTGGTTGGATGATGTCAGCTGTTCAGGAAATGAACCATCgataacagactgcagacatCAAGGATTTGGGGTCCACAACTGCGGTCATGGTGAACATACTGGTGTGGTCTGTGAAG CTGGTTCAGTGAGGCTGGTCAACTCTGACAACCGCTGCTCCGGCAGAGTGGAGGTCTTACATAATGGACAGTGGGGGACAGTTTGTGATGATTTCTGGGACCTGAATGACGCCAATGTGGTGTGCAGACAGCTGGGCTGTGGCAGGGCTCGTTCAGCACTACATAATGCAGCTTTTGGACAGGGCAGAGGAGCCATCTGGTTGGATGATGTCAGCTGTTCAGGAAATGAACCATGgataacagactgcagacatCGAGGATTTGGGGTCCACTACTGCAGTCACAGTGAAGATGCTGCTGTGGTCTGTGAACccaattga